The following coding sequences are from one Anguilla rostrata isolate EN2019 chromosome 16, ASM1855537v3, whole genome shotgun sequence window:
- the traf6 gene encoding TNF receptor-associated factor 6 produces the protein MSCYEVEKDGAEGACCGAELSGCAAAMEKDSGLSFTESEHTLTSSSLAGGAQPDLQGYDVDFDPPLESKYECPICLMALRAAVQTPCGHRFCRGCIEKSIRDAGQKCPVDNEVLTMEQLFPDNFAKREILSLTVCCPNTGCGHKMELRNLENHVGQCQFATLPCPLCQVSVWKNMLDEHKAHECSRRTVSCPDCMQTFYFEENQVHEQMCPLANVVCEYCSMEMIRDQLASHCDTDCLKAPVACTFSFFGCQERMQRNDLAQHMQEFTQMHMRNLAEFLRSRSLLEAGPAAAGAGLAAAVGGAGSAAAAAASCGASCGCRPEMQHMRETVQQLEARLVRQDHQLRELRIHSETQAAQLGELRRQTRALEDAARELEAQQCQGVFVWRVEGFSTHLRSQEAGQPVVIHSPGFYTGRPGYKLCLRLHLQTPTAPRCSNYISLFVHTMQGEFDSQLSWPFQGTIRLAILDQADGQPHVEVMETKPDLLAFQRPTSPRNPKGFGYVTFLHLQALQQGHFVRDDTLLVRCEVTPRFDGQRRDSFQPRGSEGSL, from the exons ATGTCGTGCTACGAGGTGGAGAAGGACGGTGCGGAGGGGGCCTGCTGTGGGGCGGAGCTCTCGGGCTGCGCCGCGGCCATGGAGAAGGACTCGGGCCTCAGCTTCACCGAGAGCGAGCACACCCTGACGTCCTCCAGCCTGGCGGGGGGGGCGCAGCCGGACCTGCAGGGCTACGACGTGGACTTCGACCCCCCCCTGGAGAGCAAGTACGAGTGCCCCATCTGCCTGATGGCGCTGCGGGCCGCCGTCCAGACACCGTGTGGACACCGCTTCTGCCGCGGCTGCATCGAGAAGTCCATCCG GGACGCGGGACAGAAGTGCCCCGTGGATAACGAGGTGCTGACGATGGAGCAGCTCTTTCCAGACAACTTTGCCAAGCGCGAGATCCTGTCGCTGACCGTGTGCTGCCCCAATACCGGCTGCGGCCACAAGATGGAGCTCCGCAACCTGGAG AACCACGTGGGGCAGTGCCAGTTTGCCACGCTGCCCTGCCCGCTGTGCCAGGTGTCGGTGTGGAAGAACATGCTGGACGAGCACAAGGCCCACGAGTGCTCCCGGCGCACCGTGTCCTGTCCCGACTGCATGCAGACCTTCTACTTCGAGGAGAACCAG GTGCACGAGCAGATGTGTCCGCTGGCGAACGTGGTGTGTGAGTACTGCAGCATGGAGATGATCCGAGATCAG CTGGCCTCTCACTGCGACACAGACTGCCTGAAAGCCCCGGTGGCCTGCACCTTCAGCTTCTTCGGCTGTCAGGAGAGG ATGCAGCGTAATGACCTGGCGCAGCACATGCAGGAGTTCACGCAGATGCACATGCGCAACCTGGCCGAGTTCCTGCGCAGCCGGAGCCtgctggaggcggggcctgcggcggcgggggcggggcttgcggcggcggtggggggggcggggtcggcggccgcggcggcggcgtcctgCGGGGCGTCCTGCGGCTGCCGCCCCGAAATGCAGCACATGCGGGAGACGGTGCAGCAGCTGGAGGCGCGGCTGGTGCGGCAGGACCACCAGCTGCGAGAGCTGCGCATCCACAGCGAGACGCAGGCGGCGCAGCTGGGCGAGCTGCGCAGGCAGACGCGCGCGCTGGAGGACGCCGCCCGCGAGCTGGAGGCCCAGCAGTGCCAGGGCGTGTTCGTGTGGCGGGTGGAGGGCTTCTCCACCCACCTGCGCAGCCAGGAGGCCGGCCAGCCCGTGGTCATCCACAGCCCCGGCTTCTACACGGGACGTCCCGGCTACAAGCTGTGCCTGCGGCTGCACCTGCAGACCCCCACCGCGCCCCGCTGCTCCAACTACATCTCGCTGTTCGTGCACACCATGCAGGGCGAGTTCGACAGCCAGCTGTCCTGGCCCTTCCAGGGCACCATCCGGCTGGCCATCCTGGACCAGGCGGACGGGCAGCCCCACGTGGAGGTGATGGAGACCAAGCCCGACCTGCTGGCGTTCCAGCGGCCCACGTCCCCGCGCAACCCCAAGGGCTTCGGCTACGTGACCTTCCTGCACCTGCaggccctgcagcagggccaCTTCGTGCGGGACGACACCCTGCTGGTGCGCTGCGAGGTCACGCCCCGCTTCGACGGCCAGCGGCGGGACAGCTTCCAGCCGCGCGGATCGGAGGGCTCGCTGTGA